In one Candidatus Zixiibacteriota bacterium genomic region, the following are encoded:
- a CDS encoding class II aldolase/adducin family protein — translation MKNHIKIADEIARIGRMLYLKNMIAAAEGNISARLSDTEIMVTGSGISKQNITIDDLAVVDLKGNILQGFRKATSELKMHLAVYSARPDIGACVHSHAPNATSFAVAGQSIPANVLPEMALFIGEVPLVEYAPPGTEQVGISLRPYLDDSNAFLLSNHGLLTVGTDLLEAYNRHETVEHCAHIIRLARQLGKVRSIPDEDLERLGRMRQAAQTETRQRGQKA, via the coding sequence ATGAAAAACCATATCAAAATCGCTGATGAAATCGCCAGAATTGGCAGAATGTTGTACCTGAAAAACATGATTGCCGCAGCCGAAGGCAACATATCTGCCCGGCTGAGCGACACTGAGATCATGGTTACGGGATCCGGCATCTCGAAACAGAATATCACGATTGACGATTTGGCAGTCGTGGATTTGAAGGGCAACATCCTTCAGGGCTTTCGAAAAGCGACCTCGGAACTGAAGATGCATCTGGCGGTGTACTCGGCGCGTCCCGATATCGGCGCCTGCGTACATTCACACGCCCCCAACGCTACTTCATTCGCCGTCGCGGGCCAATCGATTCCGGCGAACGTACTGCCGGAGATGGCGCTTTTCATAGGCGAGGTCCCACTGGTCGAATATGCTCCTCCGGGGACAGAGCAGGTGGGCATTTCCCTGAGGCCGTATTTGGACGACTCCAACGCCTTTCTCTTAAGTAATCATGGGTTGCTGACCGTAGGCACCGACCTACTTGAGGCTTATAATCGCCACGAGACAGTGGAGCATTGCGCGCACATAATCCGGCTGGCCCGCCAACTCGGCAAGGTGAGATCGATACCCGATGAAGACCTTGAGCGGCTGGGCAGAATGCGCCAGGCAGCCCAAACGGAAACCCGGCAGCGAGGGCAGAAAGCATGA